A genome region from Triticum aestivum cultivar Chinese Spring chromosome 2B, IWGSC CS RefSeq v2.1, whole genome shotgun sequence includes the following:
- the LOC123046398 gene encoding putative F-box/FBD/LRR-repeat protein At5g22610 translates to MDDVLPIVISFLPAHEAVRTCVLSPRWRHFWTSAPGLRITAVGDFGSADKFNQFVDRLLFLRRHSDCPLESCEFDLDDREFGFNSISSFQHVYRWSLQSALDCNVRVLRCSFTDTNPNFRMLPEQLSEYPEPLLSQHLTGLELHCIRCALDFSGCPVLVDLKMEQCVTHAAEMLSPSLRQLSMVCCELSMWHRTQVTLPNLVRLELINCAGRLPLLESLPSLETAVVDLGEFSEDRCPVSGCLDDDPCFGCHFHFEFIAQRGSSYFFQGLSRAKHLELLASYNDAFIFQRDLKCRPTFPMLKTLILNDWCLHADLSAVIHFIQHSPNLEKVTLKFAEEFDSSMVTEGDNSLLEGTFSSDHLKMVEIKCLKVDGRINKILKILSACGISLEKVNIRQANTSS, encoded by the exons ATGGACGACGTCCTTCCCATCGTCATCTCGTTCCTGCCGGCGCACGAGGCGGTGCGGACGTGCGTGCTCTCCCCACGCTGGCGCCACTTTTGGACATCTGCGCCCGGTCTCCGCATCACCGCCGTCGGGGACTTCGGGAGCGCCGATAAGTTCAATCAGTTCGTAGACCGCCTGCTCTTCCTCCGTCGCCACTCAGACTGCCCACTGGAGTCATGTGAGTTCGATCTGGACGACAGGGAGTTCGGTTTCAACTCCATCTCGTCCTTTCAGCATGTGTATCGCTGGAGCCTGCAGTCTGCTTTAGACTGCAATGTCCGGGTCCTTCGGTGCAGTTTCACGGACACCAACCCCAACTTCCGCATGCTTCCCGAGCAACTATCTGAATATCCAGAGCCTCTACTCTCCCAGCACCTCACTGGGCTAGAGCTCCATTGCATCCGCTGCGCTCTTGATTTCTCGGGCTGTCCAGTGCTAGTGGACCTTAAGATGGAGCAGTGCGTCACACATGCTGCTGAAATGTTGTCTCCATCCTTGCGACAGCTGAGTATGGTCTGCTGTGAACTCTCCATGTGGCATCGTACTCAAGTAACCTTACCGAATCTTGTTCGCTTGGAATTAATTAATTGTGCTGGTAGACTTCCATTACTTGAAAGCTTGCCATCATTGGAAACGGCGGTTGTTGATCTTGGGGAGTTTTCTGAGGATCGGTGTCCTGTGTCAGGCTGTCTTGATGATGATCCATGCTTTGGTTGTCATTTTCATTTTGAGTTCATTGCTCAACGCGGAAGTAGCTACTTCTTCCAGGGTTTGTCTCGAGCCAAACACCTAGAGTTGTTAGCTTCCTATAATGATGCG TTCATTTTTCAAAGAGATTTGAAGTGCCGCCCGACATTTCCCATGTTAAAGACTTTGATACTCAACGACTGGTGTTTGCATGCTGACCTCAGTGCTGTGATTCATTTTATCCAACACTCGCCAAATCTTGAGAAGGTTACTCTTAAATTTGCTGAG GAATTTGATTCTTCAATGGTGACAGAAGGAGATAACAGTTTGTTGGAAGGAACATTTTCATCTGACCATCTTAAAATGGTTGAAATCAAATGTTTAAAGGTTGATGGAAGAATTAACAAAATTCTCAAGATCCTGAGTGCTTGTGGCATATCACTGGAAAAAGTCAATATCCGACAAGCCAATACAAGTTCCTGA